In Drosophila miranda strain MSH22 chromosome Y unlocalized genomic scaffold, D.miranda_PacBio2.1 Contig_Y3_pilon, whole genome shotgun sequence, a single window of DNA contains:
- the LOC117194863 gene encoding uncharacterized protein LOC117194863, with protein sequence MPLTLAPHFGGLWEAAVKSAKGLLNRTLANTRFTFAELSTVVVEIESILNSRPLSPLSSDPNDYSTLTAGHLLVGEPLRSLPERSLENIKLSSMDRYDAITAVKQRFWKQWSADYVNELRSRTKWTAPSTNLTEGTLVTIHEDNLPPLRWKLGRVQSTVLGKDGLVRLSYTKKKNGNTSNRSPCPSCRQ encoded by the exons ATGCCACTAACTTT GGCACCTcatttcggaggcctttgggaaGCGGCAGTCAAGAGTGCAAAGGGGCTGTTAAATCGTACGCTGGCCAACACCAGGTTCACCTTCGCAGAGTTGAGCACTGTCGTCGTCGAGATAGAATCGATcctcaactcgcgcccgctatCGCCGCTTTCTTCAGACCCAAATGACTATAGCACTCTCACGGCTGGTCATCTCTTGGTTGGCGAACCATTGCGATCACTACCTGAAAGGTCCCTCGAGAATATCAAGCTGTCAAGTATGGACCGCTACGATGCGATTACGGCCGTCAAGCAACGGTTTTGGAAGCAATGGTCTGCTGACTATGTCAACGAATTGCGATCGCGCACGAAGTGGACAGCACCCTCAACGAACCTCACCGAGGGCACGTTGGTCACCATCCATGAGGACAACCTGCCACCGCTACGCTGGAAACTAGGCCGAGTGCAGTCTACTGTGCTTGGGAAGGATGGACTTGTACGGTTG agctACACCAAAAAGAAGAATGGAAACACATCAAACCGGTCACCCTGCCCGAGCTGCAGACAATAA